In Nocardioides luti, the DNA window ACCGGGATCGCGATGCTGACCGACAGCACCTGGCTGTACTTCCTCCAGCCGGTCATCACCGACGGCGTCGTCTCGACGCTCTTCCTGCTCTCGCTGGTGAGCGCGCGGCCGATGGTGGCCCGGCTGGCCGGCGACTTCTACCCGATGGACCACGAGCTCGCGCTGCGGCCGCGCATCCAGCGGCTGTTCCGCAACCTGACCGTGCTGTGGGCGCTGCTCGGGCTCGCGAAGGCCACGATGACGCTCTGGCTGCTGCAGTCGACGTCGATGTCGACCTTCATCCTGGTGAAGAGCATCTCCGCGCTCACCATCAACATGGTCGCGGCCGCCGCGACGATCGCGCTGGCGGCGTACGTCGCCCGCCAGGAGGGCCTGCTCGGGCACGCCCCGGCGGCGCTGTAGCGAGGGTCGCGGCCCCCGCAGGGCATGATGCCCGGGTGAGCGTCGACCTGCACTACGTGTGGTTCGGCCTCGGGCTGTCCGCGTTGACCGGGCTCACCCTGGCCGTCGGCCGGTGGGCCCGGATCGGGCTGGGCTGGTTCCCGCTGTGGGCGATCGTCCGCGCGGTCGTCCAGCTGACGGTGATCGCGCTGGTGCTGCGCGGGATCCTCGCGGTGCCGTGGACCGTGGTCGCCTTCGTGGTGCTGATGCTGAGCACCGCGTCGTGGACCGCGATGGGGCGTCTCAAGGAGCTCCACCGCGGCCGCCGCACCGCCGTCGCGGGCGTGCTCACCGGCGCGCTCACCACGATCGTGGTGATCTTCGTCCTGCACCTGGTGGACTTCCAGGTGCGGTACGTCGTCGCCGTCGGCGGCATCATCATCGGCAACTCCATGTCCGCGGCGACGCTCGCCGGCCGCAACTTCCTGCGCGGCTCCCGCGCCCGCAAGGACGAGGTCGAGGCCTGGCTGTCGCTGGGTGCGACCCCGAGCCGGGCGCACGAGGAGATCGGCCGCGAGGCGGTCCGCGAGTCCCTCCTGCCCAACCTCGACCAGACCAAGTCGACCGGCCTCGTCACGCTGCCCGGGGCGTTCGTCGGCGCGCTCTTCGGCGGGGCCAGCCCCGCCACCGCGGCCCAGTTCCAGCTGGTCGTGCTCGCCGGCATCGCGCTGACCATGACCATCACGGGCGTCGTCGTGACCCGGCTCGCCGGCCGGACGCCGTACGTCGTGTCCGCCGACGCCTGACCGGCGAGTCGGCGCGTCTGCAGGCACGGGAGGTGCCGAGTCGGCGCGTCTGCAGATCGGCCGTCTGCAGATGCGCCGACTCGAGGCCCTGGGCGTCTGCAGATGCGCCGACTCGGCCCCGACCTAGGCTCACGGCATGGCCCTCCTCCACCACGCGACCCTCACCCCCTCCAAGCGCGACCTGATGGCCGCCTGGCTGGCGACGCGGGACTGGTGCCCGGACCCGGACGTCACGGTCGTGGCGTCGTACCGCTTCGACGACCCGGCCGGCGAGGTCGGCATCGAGGCGGCCGTGCTGCGGACGCCGGACGGGACGCTGCTGCACGTGCCGCTGACCTACCGCGGCGCGCCGCTCGAGGGCGCGGACGCGCACCTCGCGGGGACGATGGAGCACTCGGTTCTCGGGGCGCGCTGGGTGTACGACGCGTGCGGCGACCCGGTCGGCATGGCCGCGCTGGCGACCGCGGTGCTGACGGGCGGGTCGGAGGCCGAGCAGTACTTCGAGGAGGACGGGCGGCGCGAGGTCCGCGAGCCCAGCATGACGGTCCGGGGGAGCGGGTCCGACGAGCCGAGCGACGCATCGAGCCCGGCCGCGGACGCCGTCGAGCCCCACGACGACGGCGGCGTCACGACCATCCGAGTGGATGCGCGGGAGGTCCTCGTCGCCCGCGTCCTCGGCACCGACCTCACCGCCGGTGGGCCCGTCGACGGGACCCTCACCGGCCGGTGGGACGGCCAGGAGCCGGTCACCCTCGCCGCCGTTCGCCACCTGCCCACCACCTGACCGGCACCGGTCCGGGCACGGTGATGCCGCGCGCGCCGTCGCCGCGCACGGCCGCGTGGTGCAGGGTGTGCAGGTGACCGACGCGCATGACCCCGCAGCCTGGCTGCTCAGCAAGGACGAACGCGGCAACCCCAGCACCCGCCTCGACGACCACCTCCCGGGCGACACCGCCTGGTCCGAGGGCAACCTGGTCCGTCCGCTGGTCCACGGGGCGACGTACTTCGCCGAGCTCTACGAGCGCCTCCAGGCGACGCGCAAGGGCGACCTCGTCTTCTTCACCGACTGGCAGGGCGACTTCGACGAGCGGCTCACCGACGATCCCGACAGCGAGGTCGGCGAGGTGCTGGCCCGCGCGGACGAGCGCGGCGTCGACGTCCGCGGCCTCGTGTGGCGCTCCCACTCGGCCGCGATGGGCTTCACCTCGGAGCAGAACCGGCACCTCGGCGAGCGGCTCCAGGCCCGCGGCGCCGAGGCGCTGCTCGACATGCGCGTGCGCAGCGGCGGCTCGCACCACCAGAAGATGGTGATGATCCGCCACCTCGGCGAGCCCGAGCGGGACATCGCCTACGTCGGCGGCATCGACCTGTGCCACTCCCGCCGCGACGACGCCGACCACGGCGGCGACCCGCAGGCGATGGAGCTCGCGAGCGAGTACGGCCCCACCCCGCCCTGGCACGACATGCAGGCCGCGATCACCGGCCCCGCGGTGTACGACGTGGAGACGGTGTTCCGCGAGCGCTGGGAGGACCCGACGCCGCTGAGCCGGAGCCCGCTGCGCTGGGCCAAGGACAAGCTGACCGGGATCGACCTCGACCCCGACCCGATGCCCGAGCAGCAGCCCCCGCCCCCGCCCGTCGAGGGCGGCACGCACGCCGTCCAGCTGCTGCGCACCTACCCCGACCTGCGGCTCAACCGCGACTACCCGTTCGCCAACGGCGGCGAGCGCAGCGTGGCGCGCGGCTACACGAAGGCGCTGGAGAAGGCGCGCCGGATCATCTACGTCGAGGACCAGTACCTCTGGGGCAAGCACGTCGGCAAGGTCTTCACCGACTCGCTGCGCCAGCACGCCGACCTCCGGGTCGTCGCCGTCGTACCCCTCCACCCCGACGTCGAGGGCGCCTTCTCGCGCACGCCCCAGCTGGTCGGCCGCGCCCGCGCGATGCGGGAGATGGCGGACGCCGCGCCCGGCCGGGTCGGGATCTACGGGCTCGAGAACCACGCCGGCACGCCGGTCTACGTGCACGCCAAGACCTGCGTCATCGACGACGCGTGGACCACGATCGGCTCCGACAACTTCAACCGGCGCTCGTGGACCCACGACTCCGAGCTGTCCGCGGTCGTCATCGACCGCAGCCAGGAGGTGCCGAACTACGCGCTGCGGCACCGGCTCACGCTGGCCGCCGAGCACCTCGACCGCGCGGTCACGCCGGAGACGCTGCTCGACGTGATGGCCGACTGCGTCGACCCGCACGGCATGTTCGAGGCGTACGCCGACTGCGCGGCGCGGCTGGACGCCTGGCACGCCGGCGGGCGCGAGGGGTCACGTCCGGCCGGGCGGCTCCGGCAGCTGGCGATCCCGGACCCCGGGCCGGTCGCGCGGTTCCTGTCGCTGCCGATGTACCTCACGCTCCACGACCCCGACGGCCGACCGCGCTCGCTGCGCCGCAAGGACGCCTTCTAGGACTCGAGCCCGTCGGGCCGGACGTGCAGGTCGCCCGCGGCCGCGCTCGCCGGCAGGGTCGCCAGCAGCTCGGGCGTGAAGGCGGCGTCGACGAGCACGAAGACGACCTTGGCCACGGTGTCGCCGCGGTTGGCCCACGCGTGGTCGGTGCCGCGCTGGACGACGACGTCGCCGGCGCGCAGGGTGACCTCGGAGTCGTCGAGGACGAGCGT includes these proteins:
- a CDS encoding phospholipase D-like domain-containing protein, which produces MTDAHDPAAWLLSKDERGNPSTRLDDHLPGDTAWSEGNLVRPLVHGATYFAELYERLQATRKGDLVFFTDWQGDFDERLTDDPDSEVGEVLARADERGVDVRGLVWRSHSAAMGFTSEQNRHLGERLQARGAEALLDMRVRSGGSHHQKMVMIRHLGEPERDIAYVGGIDLCHSRRDDADHGGDPQAMELASEYGPTPPWHDMQAAITGPAVYDVETVFRERWEDPTPLSRSPLRWAKDKLTGIDLDPDPMPEQQPPPPPVEGGTHAVQLLRTYPDLRLNRDYPFANGGERSVARGYTKALEKARRIIYVEDQYLWGKHVGKVFTDSLRQHADLRVVAVVPLHPDVEGAFSRTPQLVGRARAMREMADAAPGRVGIYGLENHAGTPVYVHAKTCVIDDAWTTIGSDNFNRRSWTHDSELSAVVIDRSQEVPNYALRHRLTLAAEHLDRAVTPETLLDVMADCVDPHGMFEAYADCAARLDAWHAGGREGSRPAGRLRQLAIPDPGPVARFLSLPMYLTLHDPDGRPRSLRRKDAF
- a CDS encoding ABC transporter permease → MSVDLHYVWFGLGLSALTGLTLAVGRWARIGLGWFPLWAIVRAVVQLTVIALVLRGILAVPWTVVAFVVLMLSTASWTAMGRLKELHRGRRTAVAGVLTGALTTIVVIFVLHLVDFQVRYVVAVGGIIIGNSMSAATLAGRNFLRGSRARKDEVEAWLSLGATPSRAHEEIGREAVRESLLPNLDQTKSTGLVTLPGAFVGALFGGASPATAAQFQLVVLAGIALTMTITGVVVTRLAGRTPYVVSADA
- a CDS encoding CG0192-related protein, yielding MALLHHATLTPSKRDLMAAWLATRDWCPDPDVTVVASYRFDDPAGEVGIEAAVLRTPDGTLLHVPLTYRGAPLEGADAHLAGTMEHSVLGARWVYDACGDPVGMAALATAVLTGGSEAEQYFEEDGRREVREPSMTVRGSGSDEPSDASSPAADAVEPHDDGGVTTIRVDAREVLVARVLGTDLTAGGPVDGTLTGRWDGQEPVTLAAVRHLPTT
- a CDS encoding VC0807 family protein; the protein is MPLRTAPPATLSAFQPATPAPAIEPVAPHRPRLATVVRRVGLSLLIACVIPAALFYGVFAVAGVWTAIVVALAWSYGAIGWRALTGRRTSGLLLLTALLLTVRTGIAMLTDSTWLYFLQPVITDGVVSTLFLLSLVSARPMVARLAGDFYPMDHELALRPRIQRLFRNLTVLWALLGLAKATMTLWLLQSTSMSTFILVKSISALTINMVAAAATIALAAYVARQEGLLGHAPAAL